ATTGGTTTCTTGAAAAATTCTCTTGGTGAGGCCGCGCGGTTAGTTGCCGGTGGCCTCTGCCCTGATAAAATAGTTGTCATAAATATCGGGTAATCTCATCTCAATCCTTGCAGTCTTGCCCTTAAACCATGTTTTGACTGCATTGCTTTTTTTATTACACTCTTTAATACAGTTTACAATTCACCTGTAAGGGAGAACAGGGCATGGATCTATATGAACTGCAATTATCGAATCCTGAACTATTTCCACAGTTTTCTTTAAAAGACACTTTGGTTTTATACTATAATTGTCCGCAGCGAGACAAGATAATGCAGCTCTACTCCAAGCATATACAGATTCACTTTACTTTAAGTGGGAAACGGATTCAGAAGCACGGTAATCACAGATGGGTGTTCAGCCCAAAGAAAGGCGGGCTTTTAAAAAAATGTGCTTTTTTACAGGAACTTCCTGCCGACTATAGTGGATGGGAGACCATGGTATTCTATCTGAAAGATGACTACCTGCGGTCTGTATTTGAAGAGTTCAGGCCATATTTATCCATGAGCGGTTTACCTGAACCGAATAAAGTAATGACCGAAATGTTCGAGATTGACGAACAGATCAGGAGCTGCTATAAAAGCTTTCTCCCCTATTTTGGAAATACCAAGCCACTGCCTGAAACACTCCTTGAAAGCAAATTCAAAGAGCTGCTCTTTAATATTTTCT
This is a stretch of genomic DNA from Rhodohalobacter barkolensis. It encodes these proteins:
- a CDS encoding helix-turn-helix domain-containing protein, translated to MDLYELQLSNPELFPQFSLKDTLVLYYNCPQRDKIMQLYSKHIQIHFTLSGKRIQKHGNHRWVFSPKKGGLLKKCAFLQELPADYSGWETMVFYLKDDYLRSVFEEFRPYLSMSGLPEPNKVMTEMFEIDEQIRSCYKSFLPYFGNTKPLPETLLESKFKELLFNIFSHPDNKHILAYILKIVDRYQTPVWEVMEENFMFDLKIQDYANIANRSLSTFKRDFKKHYQTTPGKWLVNRRLQKAKAFLETTDKPISDVAYECGFKNRSHFSRVFKKKFNSSPSHFQKHSTN